Below is a window of Lysobacterales bacterium DNA.
CTATCGGTGCCGGCCGCGAACGACCGCCTGGGCGTGGCAGTGGCGATCCGCGGCGACACCGTGGCCGCCGGCGCAGACGGCGACGAATTCGGCACCGCCCATGGCGGTCGCGTCGGGGTGTGGCGGCGCACCGGATCCGGCGATTTTCCCTGGCAGCCGGCGGGCGAGTTCGGCGGCGCCGAGACGGCCGCCTTCGACCGTTTCGGCGGCGCGCTGGCGCTGGCCACTCCGCGCGATCTGGTGATCGGCATCCCCGGGCGCGACCTGGTGCCGCCGGTCGGTCCGGTGCTGGTCGATGCTGGCGCCGCCCAGCGCCGGGCCTTGCGCGTGCGCGGCGGTTCCTGCGCGACGCCCTGGAGCCTCCAGATCGCCGGGCTGGCCAATCCCGGTGCACTTGCCCAGGCGCAGGCCCGGTTCGGCTTCGCCGTGGCTGCCGACCGCCTGGTCGCGATCGGCGCGCCGAACGGCAATGTCCCGGGCGTCGGTCGCGCCGGCTTCGTCGACGTCTCCGTACAGGACCGCCTGCTCGACCACGATTTCGACTGTCCCTGAGGGGCCTCCGAGCACCATGACTTCCTTCGTCCAACGTTCCTCCGCGCTCCTGCTGCTGGTCCACACCCTGGCGATGGCCGCACCGCCTGATCCCGCCGTGCTGATGCCCGGCCAGCAGATCGGCCCGCTGCGGCAGTCCTCGGTGGTCCTGGAAGACGGCGCGCTGGCGATGGACGAACGCGGTCAGCTGCTGGTCGGCATGCCCGGCGGCTACACCGGCCAGACCGGCACCGTGCACCTGCGACGCTGGGAGCAGGGCGAATGGCAGGTTCGGCAGATCCTGGTGCCGCCGCCCGAATTCCGGCAGACCGGCGCCCGGTTCGGCCATGCGCTGGCCGTGCACGGGCGCTGGCTGCTGGTCGGGGCGCCGCGCGAGACCGTGGACGGCCTGGCGCAGGCCGGTGCCGGCTACCTGTTCCGCCGCCGCGACGGCGACGACGGCTACGAGCTGGTCTTCAATGGCCGGATCATCCAGCAGGGCGCAACCGGCAGCGGGCGGCAGCTCGGCGCCGCGGTGGCGATCGGTGCGGACTTCGCCGCGCTCGGCGTGCCCGGGCATTCGGTGACCGGCGCGGCACAGTCCGGACAGGTCCTGATGCTGGCGCGCCAGGCCAGCAATGCCTGGTTCCTGGAAGGCCTGCTGGCCTTGCCGGCCGGCAACCCCGCCGCCGGTGCGGCGTTCGGCTCGGCGCTGGCGATGACGCCGACCGGCGACCAGGTGTTCGTGTCTGCGCCCGACCAGACCGTCGCCGACCAGGCGGTGGCCGGTCGCGTCTACTGGTTCCGGCGCAGCAGCGGCGCGTGGCAGCTGCGCCAGCAGTTGAGCTGGACGCCGGTCGACCTGCTCGACCGCTTCGGCGCCTCCCTGGCGCTGCAGGGCGGCTACCTGTTCGTCGGCGCCTCGGCGCGCAGCAAGCCGGGCGACGCGCAGACCAAGGGCGGCGGCGTCCGTGTCTACCGGCGCGAGGTGTCGCTGGACAGCTGGATCACCGCAGCCGACCTGTTCCCGACCACCGCCCAGGCCGGCGCCCGCTTCGGCCAGTCGCTGTCGGTGCTGGCGACCGGCAGCGGCCCGCGCCTGCTGGTCGGCGTGCCTCGCCGCAACCTGGGCACCCTCTTGATCGGCGTGCGCACCGAGGCTGGCGAGGCGACCGTGTTCGAGCCGGCCCCTGCCGGTGCCGGACATGTCTGGTCGCCCGGCGAGAACCTGCGCTGGGGCGGCTCGGTGCTGGCCTCGGCCAGTGGCAACCGGTTCGGCAGTTCGGTGCTTCTGGCCCCGGGCGATGGCGGCCCGCTCGCGTTTGCGGCGGCGCCGGGGCGCAGCGACGATGGTCTCACCGCCGGCTGGGTGCAGGCATTCGTGGGCGACCGGGTGTTCGCCAACGGATTCCAGCCGTAGGCGCCTGCTGCCGGACAAACCTGGGTCGTCCTCGAAGAACTGCTTCCGGCGCCTGTTCTTGCCGATTGTCGGCGAGGCGGCAGCACGCCCGGTTGCGGCTGCGGACGGCCATGAGTGGCAGGCGTCGGTTGCGATGCAGCCCGGCAAACTGCTCGCGGCGATTCCCGTGCCCGTCGTGCGCATCTGCTGTCGGCGAACCGGGATGCGGGTGCGCGAAAGGGCGACCGCAGCCGACCGGGACGCGGCGCTGCCGGGAACGGCGTCGCGCGCCTTTCCCTGTACCCTGCGGTTTCCCGGGCGCTGCGGGCTTGCGCAGCCCGCAGCCCGCCCTTGCGCCCCTGTGATGCCACCCCGACACGTCATCGACACCGTAGCCAGCCGCCCGCGCCCGGGACACGCCAGGATCGCGGTCCTGCTGGCGGCGCTGGCGATGTTCGGGCCGTTCGCGATCGACACCATGTTCCCGGCGTTCCCGGCGATGGCGGTTGCGCTCGGCGTCTCGGACCTGGGCATCCAGCAGACGCTGAGCGTGTACCTGCTCGCCTACGCAAGCATGGCCCTGGTGCATGGCCCGCTGTCCGACCGCTTCGGGCGGCGCCGCATCATCCTGGTCGGCACCTTCGTGTTCGCCCTGGCCTCGGTGGGTTGTGCGCTGGCACCGTCGCTGGGCTGGCTGCTGGTGTTCCGCGCGGTGCAGGGCGTTTCCGCAGGCGTCGGCCTGATCGTCGGTCGCGCGATCGTCCGGGATCTGTACGACGGCCCCGACGCGCAGCGCCTGATGTCCACCGTGACCATGCTGTTCGGCATCGCGCCGGCGGTGGCACCGATCATCGGCGGCTGGATCTTCGGGCTGGCCGGCTGGCAGGCCGTGTTCTGGTTCCTGTGCGGGTTCGGCCTGCTGCTCTGGCTGGCCTGCCTGCTGGGCTTGCCGGAAACGCATGGTCCCGAGCGGCGGCGTTCGCTGTCGGTCGGCGTGATGGTGCAGAACTATGCGCAGATGCTGGGCGATCGCAGCTTCGGCTGGATGTCGCTGGCGGCTGCCTTCAACTTCGCGGCGCTGTTCCTGTACATCGCGGCGGCACCGGCGTTCGTGCTCCGCCATCTGGGCCTGGGCACAATGGACTTCGGCTGGTTCTTCGTGCCGACCATCGCCGGCATGATGGCCGGGGCCTTCACGTCCGGCCGTCTGGCCGGCCGCGCCAGCCCCGAGCGCAGTATCGGGCTGGCCTATGCCGCGATGCTGGCGGCAGGCGTCGGCAATGTCGCCTACGCGGTTTCGGGGCAGCAGTTCGCGCTGCCCTGGGCGGTGTTGCCGATCAGCGCCCTGGCCTTCGCCATCGCCATCGCCTTTCCGGCGATCACGCTGCTGCTGCTGGACCGCTATCCGGCCCATCGCGGGGCCGCATCCTCGCTGCAGTCCTTCATCTCCCTGGTCCTGAACGCGCTGGTCGCTGCATTGCTGGCGCCCTGGCTGGGCGCGTCCCCGCAGATGCTGGCCCTGGGCTCCCTGGTGCTCACCGTGCTGGGCTACCTGGCCTGGCAGCTGCGGCCGCGGCCGCCCCGGACGCGGCCCCTGCCCGACGAGCCACTGCTACCGCTGGCCAATGCCGGGCAGCAGTGAAGCCGGCCCGGCAGCGGCCGGCGGCCTGCGCGGCGAGACGAGGCGCCCTTCGGGCGGATGCCTGTGAGCTTCGGTCGCCGCATCGGCCGACCGGCATCGCACCCCCTCGGTGCTCCGGCGCCATCCGTCACGCGCAGTTCTCAGGGCAACTGGGACGGTGCTCACGACGCGCGCGACGCGTCACCATTGTTTGCGTTCCAGGACCCGCCAGGGCCGTGCCGTCACCATTGTTTGCAGTTTTCGTCTTGTCCACCGGTACCGGGACCCGGAGACTGGCAGGCAACCCACAGGCAGACCGGTTGCGCGAAGACCATGGACAAAGGACACGGCATCACCGTCTACGATCGCGCCGGCAACCGCCTGCGCGGATGGCTGCAGGACAACGGCCACATCCACCTGGCCCAGCACGCCCATCGCTACACCTACGGCCGGCTCAACCGCAAGGGCGACGTCGAGCTCTACGACGATGAAGGCGGCGTCACCCTGGCCTGCGTCGGCGGCGTGGCGGCGCAGGACGCCGACGCCGAACCCGAACCGCCCCGGGCACTGGTCGCCTGAGCGCCCGTCCAGCCAGCAGGCTGTTGAAAAACAGCCTGCTGGCGGCGGCCATGGATGGCCGCTCGGCGAAGCAAGTGCGTGAGCAGTTGATTCGACGGGAGCCCGTCCGGACCTGCGCCGGACGGGCGACTTGAAAAACGACCTGGAAGGTCGTTTTTCGACAAGCTGCCAGACGTCGTTCTGCCCGGCCAACCGCGGCTCCCCTCGTGGCAACGCATCGCGGGCTGTCCCGGCCACGCGGAGGCCGGCGGCAGCCGATGAGTCAGGCCTTGCCCAGCGCCGAGAGGATGGCCTTGGTGCCGAAGTAGGCCAGCAGCAGCAGCGCCATGCCCGACAGCGTCAGCCAGGCGGCGCGCCGGCCGCGCAGGCCGTACCGGTGGTGGGACAGCAGCAGGCCGCCGAACACCAGCCAGGAGGCCACCGAGAAAAAGGTCTTGTGCGCCAGGTGCTGGCCAAGGATGTCTTCGATGAAGAGGACCCCGCTGACCAGGCTGAGGCTGAGCAGGACAAAGCCCGCCTGCAGCAGTCGGAACAGCAGGCCTTCGGTCAGGGTCAGCGGCAGGGACTGCAGGAAGGGCAGCGGGCGGCGCGTACGCAGGGCGTGCTCCTGGATCGCCAGCAGCAGCGCGGCCAGGC
It encodes the following:
- a CDS encoding multidrug effflux MFS transporter, encoding MPPRHVIDTVASRPRPGHARIAVLLAALAMFGPFAIDTMFPAFPAMAVALGVSDLGIQQTLSVYLLAYASMALVHGPLSDRFGRRRIILVGTFVFALASVGCALAPSLGWLLVFRAVQGVSAGVGLIVGRAIVRDLYDGPDAQRLMSTVTMLFGIAPAVAPIIGGWIFGLAGWQAVFWFLCGFGLLLWLACLLGLPETHGPERRRSLSVGVMVQNYAQMLGDRSFGWMSLAAAFNFAALFLYIAAAPAFVLRHLGLGTMDFGWFFVPTIAGMMAGAFTSGRLAGRASPERSIGLAYAAMLAAGVGNVAYAVSGQQFALPWAVLPISALAFAIAIAFPAITLLLLDRYPAHRGAASSLQSFISLVLNALVAALLAPWLGASPQMLALGSLVLTVLGYLAWQLRPRPPRTRPLPDEPLLPLANAGQQ